The segment GATGGATTTCGAAACTGTAAACATAGAACCCAGGcctgctctttatttatttatttatttatttttgagtcacacccagaaatgctcaggggttcctctgggctcagcactcaggaatcactcctggcggtgctcaggggattaagggatgctggggattaagtcttggttggccgcatacaagacaaatgccctacccgctgctctatAGCTCGTCcctcttgctttttaaatttttttaaatttaagtgtactggggctggagtgatagcacagcgggtagggcgtttgccttgcacgcggccaacccgggttcgattcccagcgtcacatatggtcccctgagcgccgccagggatgattcctgagtgcagagccaggagtaacccctgtgcagagccaggtgtgacccaaaaagcaaaaaataaataaataataaataaataaatttaagtgtactgctggagcgatagcacagcagtagggtgttcgcctttcacgaggccgacccatgttcaattcctccgtccctctcggagagcccggcaagctaccaagagtatcccgcccgcacagcagagcctggcaagctacccgtggcatattggatatgccaaaaacagtaacaagtctcacaatgagagatgttactggtgcccgctcgaacaaatcgatgagtaacggggtGACGGTAggtgtactgctatttattcagtcattgattaagctgattgaattgggcatgagctccacattacctttttttagttttttttaaattgaatattcgTGAGATAGATCaccacaaagctgttcataatcgggtttcagtcacacaatgatccagcacccctACCTCCActtgtgtacattttccacctaAGACcgaaactcggggctggagtcatagcacagtgggtagggagtttctCTTGCACACggcgaacccgggtttgattcccagcatcatatatggttccctgagcactgccaggagtgattcctgaatgtagatccaggagcaacccctgagcattgctgggtgggatccagaaagcaaaaaacaaacaaacaacaaaaacccaaacttGGCGGACCTAAATTTCCGTTTCCCCTATCAGAAAGTTCCGACTTCTCAGAAAATGATATCAACCTGGACAGATAAACCGACTCTTGGGCAACAGCCTATCAGAATAGAGAGCATCGACAGTGGCGCTCAGCCAGGTAGAGGTGGCCAGTGGAAACAAGTAATGGGACAGGACTGGGACCAAAATTGGAAACATACTGTTAGTTCCTGGGAGAATGCTGTTATGTAACCAAACCTAGACTCCACGGTGTTAGATGAGACTctgaccctagctcgagctagcctTGCATTTGCATCCTCGCATCTAGTCTGGTCAACGTGCGAGCAAAACTCCCTTCCCTGGTCTTaacaccaccaccaatgtcccctgtttccctcccaccatcccccaacaccccacaccccacccaagCCTCCCTCAATGGGAGGCACTTTCCAGGtctgctcttcaagcctgtgttcatCCTCAAAGCTTTGCTTCATCCTATtgctttgctttttccactctggagaagccctctCGTCCTTTTCCTTCACTCCCCTCATgtctctttctaaataaatttcaatgatttttttttttgtttcatttgcggGGCGGTCACACCCAACCTTAGGTCGGCTGAGtttcggtctttttttttttttttttttgctttttggataccaccaggcaatgctcgggggttactcctggctctgcactcaggaatcactcctggcagtgctcagggaatcctatggAATGCCCTGGTtaggcagcattcaaggcaaacatcctacccgctgtactattgctctcacccattttaataaaaatgatcttgctttggggtcagagcaatagtactacaATGCGTAGGATTTTTTCCTTGCAGGCATCTGGCCTAGGCTCATCcttggcatcgcatatggtccagagtctgccaggaatgatccctgagcacagatccagaaccGAGACCTATGCACGGGTGTGGTctgaaacaaaaaattatcttgcttcacacacacacacacacacacacacacacacacacacacacacacacacacacaagacacagcTGACTTTTagattgttttggttttagggccacagacCCAATTTCTTTtgtgcccccagcagtgctctgggggcacAACAgaaactttctgtttttttttttttttttttttgctttttgggtcacacctggcgatgcacaggggttactcctggctctgcactcaggaattacttctggcggtgctcaggggaccctatgggatgccagggatcgaacccgggtcggccgcatgcaaggcaaacgcccaacctgctgtgctatcgctccagccccagaacagcaGAAACTTTCTGAACCCAGAATCCAAAACTTTCtagtgcaaagcatgtgctttagttCTCTCCTCTGTCCGCTTGAGCCATTCTTGTAGAACtttcaagaataattttttttcttttttggggggggttacacccagcggtgctcaggggttactcctggctctgcactcactcctggcggtgcttgggtgaccatatggaatgctgggaatcaaaccctggttggccacgtgcaaggcaaacgccctgctatcgctccagccccctcaagaataaattttaaaatcatcccAGTAGTAGTAATTCTTCCAGaagattaaaagattaaaagtaatttaatagtttatatatatatatatatatatatatatatatatatacaaaactaGCGATTTGGAGGAATTAAGACTTTCCACAATCTTATTCACTATGAATTCATTTGTGAAGACTTTCCTGCAGTTTCAcatactttttttgcattttgggtcacagccagcaatgctcagagattactcctggctctgcactcaagaattactcctggcggtgctcggggaccctatgggatgctgggaatcaaacctgggtcggctgcatgcaaggcaaatgccctacctgctctgctattgcaccagcccccacatacatttttttattgaattattgtagcactgtagcactgtcatcccattgttcatcgatttgctcgagtgggcaccagtaacgtctccattgtgagacttgttactgtttttggcatatcgaatacaccacagggaacttgtcatgctctgccgtgcaggtgggatactcttggtagcttgccaggctctccaagagggatggaggaattgaacccgggtcagccgtgtgcaaagcaaacgccttactggctgtgctattgctctgcccattgaatcattaatttaaaaaaattgattctgAATACAATGAACTATGGATACAGGCTTCTGTAATGTTTTTCTGCATACATCACACTGAAAAGGCTTTTCTCAGTCTGGAgctactacagtgggtagggcacttgctttgtacacggcagatccgggttcaattcctagaatagaagcaaaaatatacaaggggctggagcaatagctccatagggtccccagagcttgcccaacctccctctgcccccacacccaaaaaaaagaaaatttaaaaaggctATTCTCCAGTGTAGGTTCCATAATTTACAAGATGTGAAGCCAAAATAAAACCTGACATTTGTCCCTATGAAAGGGATATTCATTCTCCTTGTGAGTTTTCCTCCTGAAGATTTGAGGACTAGCTGAATATTTTCAAAACCCTTGCTCAAACTGAGTGTTCCCATGTTTCTCTTAGCTTGTATAGTATGTATGAGGCCTTTCCCTCAAGGAATTACAAGGTGTTTCTCCACTGTGATCTTTGATGTACATTGAGTAAGAGATCTAAAATGCACAATATGAAGTTagtattttctgtatttatcACATGTAAAGtatctccagtgtgaattctcagTTGGCAGATAAAGCAGGAGGACAAGTGCAAACTTTGCCGAGTTCCTTTCATTCACGGTGTGTCTCTCCACTGTGggtttgcatttgttttttgatgtgaaaaaacaacaaaacggTGTGTAGTCTTTCATACACTTCAtgctaaatattttgtttctctcaAGTATGCCTTTTTACATAGCAGTTAAGATTTGAGGACTTTCTATTCTATTTGTTTCTTGTGGGGTGAAGAAACTTCTTGGTTTGACAtagtcttgtttatttatttatttttgctttttgggtcacaactggtgatatacaggggttactcctggctctgcactcaggaatcagatgggatgctaggaattgaacctgggttggctgcgtgcaaggcaaatgccctacccactgtgctattgctccagccccttgtatatttatttttgcttctattaAAGACATCTCACAGACTGGGTGAAAATATTTGACCACCACTCATCTCATAAACagtatgcaaatatatttattttttaataaaatttttttttgacttaccatgagatagttacaaagctttcatgatttttagtcatacaaacacccatccttccaccagtgcacattttccaccaatgatgttcccagcatccctcccgcccccccccccactccaccccactccctctcacaggcaccttccttcttactctctctctactttgggaactatggtttacaatacagatactaagaggccatcatgtttggtccttagtttaCTTTCAGGCcatacctcccatcccaagcgatctctccaatcattgacttagtgattccttcaccatctcaactgccttttccacACCagatgaggcaggcttccaaactgtggagtaatcctcctggcccttatctctgtccttgggtgttaatctcatatattattattattattatttttttttgctttttggatcacacctggcgatgcacaggggtcactcctggctctgcactcaggaattatcccttgccgtgctcaggggaccatatgggatgctgggatttgaacccgggttggccgagtgcaaggcaaacgccctaccgctgtgctatctctccagcccccaaatctcaTATattatgagtgcagtcattctgtgtctgtccctctctttctgactcatttcactcagcatgatactctctatgtccatccatccatttataagcaaatttcttgacttcatctttcctaacagctgcatagtattcccctgtgtagatgtaccaaagtttctttaatcagcatctattctcgggcacttgggttgtttccagattctggctgttgtgaatggtgctgcaataaacatacaagtacagatgtcatttctgtgcttttttttcatccccgggatatattccaagaagtggtattgctgggtcacatagaaactcaatttcttctagtttttttaaGAGCTAATATATACATGAGCACATGTAAAACTTAAcaatcaaccccatcaaaaaaatgggaagagggggtcagagggatagaacaatgggtagggaacttgtcttacaagcagctgacccaggttcaatccccggcatccccctggtcccctgagcactacaggagtaatccctgagtgcagagtcaggagtaaatcctgagcactgatgggtgtggcccccaaacaaacaaaatgaatggaTAGAGAAATTGTGGCATCTATACCCAacttagcttaaaaaaaaaaaagcacataattTGCTGCTTCATGGATGgactagagagtatcatgcaagTGAAGCCAGCCAGGAAAAGGAACATATCTGGAATGATCTCTGTACTAtggaggatataaagaaacatagtaagagagcaacaaatggccaaaggcaagaTAAATGGAGACTTGGTCCAAGGGCCTGAACTAACCTGGGTGAGATGGGAAAGCCACTAGTGCCGCTCAAGTCTTTCCAGAGCTGATCCtgggatcagggcttactcctggctctactcggGACCGTacgggtgccaggaatcaaactcatgtcAGCTGTGCACAACATAAATGCTCTGCCTGTTGTATTATTGCCCTGGCCCCATAAAACCTATAGCTTTGAGGAGCCCAAGCGCTTGCCCCACATggtgacacaggtttgatccctggcacagatgggcccccaagcactgccaagagtaattcctgagcacaaagcctgggaGAAACTGAGCaattccaggtatggcccaacacccccctccctgtaccccccccaaaaaaaatcctttagCTTTGATAATACATATAAACAACATTTAGTTGCTCCTGAAAAGTGGGTGTGTGTTTGAAAAGATCGATTtgctaagggaaaaaaaactcGCAGACTGAATGAAGCGTTTCCCACATTCATTCTCTCCGCGGGGTGGATCCCGCCCTGTGCTCACACCTGTGCCACCCCTTCGCGCCTCCCCACGTTCAGTTCTGGAGTCTCTCTTCATCATGCGTTTTCATGTGGGTGCTGAAGCTAGAGGCCCGAAAGTAGGTTCTCCCGCACTCCGCGCACAGGTAGGGTTTGTCACCGCTGTGCGTCCGCAGGTGATCCCTTAGCTGAGCGGTGATCCGGAAGCGACAGCTACATTTGGGGCACCAGTGAGGCCACTGGTCCCTGTGCATTTTCAGGTGATAGCTGAGATTTGAGGCCTGGATGAAGCTTTTCCCGCACTCGGGGCACTCGAAGGGCCGCTGGCCGCTGTGGGTCTGCAGGTGCCGCTTGAGGTTGGAGAGGCAGGTGAAGTCCTTCCCGCATTCCTTGCAGTGGTGTGGCTTCACGCCTCGGTGGATGCGTTCGTGCTCCACGAGGTGGCAGGAGCGCTTGAAGCCCTTCCCACACGCCTCGCACTTGAAGGGCTTCACGGTGCTGTGCGAGCGCATGTGCAGGTTGAGGCGTATCCTGGTCGGGAAGCACTTCCCACACTGGTCACAGAGACGGGTCTCCGGGTTCCGGGCGGGCTGGTGGGAGGTTGGCGGGGAGGATTTCTCACCTTTGTCTGGATCCTTCCCCGGGAGGGCCGGGATGGAATTGCTATGATGCAGGGAATGTGTCGCTCCTGGCTCCTGACATTCGGAAGGGTTTGTGGAAGCGtggcactgggtgtgaccacaggAAGCCGAGGCACTTGTTGAACCCCTTCCGTCTCCCTCACCAGTCAAGGCAGATGTCGCTGCAGCCTGTTCAGTGGGCTTCGTCATGGTTTTCCGGTGGGGATGTTTGTCCACCGCTGGTTCCTGCCAGGAGAGTCCCCTTCCCCGCACTCCTGGGGACAGCTGCAGGTGACGGGGTCCTGAAGACGCTCTTGTGATGCGTGTAGCGACCAATATTCCCTTCACTGTGGACATGTCCCTGGTGAAGAGTAAAGTAAGCATCAAATCGGAAAGAAGACAGCCGGAAAGAAGATAGCAcaactgatatttttttttgcctcattttgatttttttgtttttgttttgctttttgggtcacacctggcgatgcacaggggttactcctggctctgtgctcgggaattactcctggaagtgctcaaagaatcatatgggatgctgggaatcgaacctgggtcggccgtgtgcaaggcaaatgccctacccactgtgttatcactccagtccccccattTTGatccttatttatctttttttttcataaagttgttcacaataatggattacattcaatatttcgacaccagtcccaccaccattattctgAATTTCCCAACACCTCTTAAACCGaataggcagatgctagataatttattagTAGTGCCCGCTATAAATAACATAGGATGTCATGCAGCTTGCAGTCACAAGGTTCCTATAAATCTAAAACTTTAGATAATTCGGGTCTGGataaatctctgcagtgagctgctggcttctgagattcttttgtgtgtctctgcatcaaggccgttaatgagcttaaatagtgGCCGGAGGCAACTCGTGGGTCCAGAGCCCCataggggcggggagatgggaatgCAACTGATCTTTACCATCTCAGCCACATAATCCTTCCCCTTACAAGTCTCCCACATCGAATGACAGTATACTTTTCCTGGACCATCTTTAATCTTAAGGATTCATTCGGTAAAAGCTGCTGTTTGTGTGGCTGGAGTgctcagtgggtaggatgcttgttttACACGCAACCCACCTGGGGTTGAGGTCCTGGCACCCCCTAGAGTCCCTCAAGGCCTGTCAGAGGTGATCACTGGGTCAAGAggcaggggtaagtcctgagcactgccaactttGGCCGCAAAGGAAAGAGAATCAACTCATGGTTTGGTTTTCTACGTAGGAAAGAGTTCCCCTGAGCATTCTGAAGcacaagtttatttttgttttttaaatttattctgttgggtcaaaacaatagtacagcacatagagcacttgccttgtacacagctgacccgggttcaattcgcaCTACCCCATATTTCCCCCTGATCACcctagaaatgattcctgagcacagaaccaggagtaactcctcagcaccaccaggtatggtccaaaagtaaacaaacaaaatgtcattCTGTTGACAGTGACTTGGATGCCAGCTAAGGTGGTAGGCTGGGGTTGCCAGCCTGGGtatatggggacactggtggagagaatgtCACACCAGTGTTGAGGTTGGTCCTTGCtcactgaatacctgaaacaactctacTATGAAAAATTCTCAACTGTggggttaaaataaaatttcaaacaaaattattctgttcccttttttttgtcatatccagCAGGACTCAGTGTTTACCACTGGTGTATTGCTAGGGACAGAGTCCCTGCTCTCCCAGATGGAAAACATATGCAGggaccccccccctttttttggaggggagggtcttttttggtcacacccagcaatgctgggggtaactcctggctctgcactcaggaatcactcctggcagtgctcggggaaccctatgaaatgccagggatcgaacctgggtcagccttgtgcaaggcaaatgccctccctgctgtactattgcttcagcctggaTCCTTCTGACTATTTCCCCAGCTCAAGTTTTAAGCTCTGAAACATTTCTGAAATGGACATTTCTGAAATCCATCGTTATCAGAATTTCTTGACAGAGGATCTGGAGCCatatgtacagtgggtagggtgtttgtcttgcgtgCGACCAcccaggtacgattcccagcatcccatatggtcccccaagtaccgccaggaataattctgagtgcagagccaggagtaacccctgtgcattcccgggtgtgaccaaaatgaaaaagaaagaaagaaagaaagaaagaaagaaagaaagaaagaaagaaagaaagaaagaaagaaagaaagaaagaaagaaagaaagaaaaatttcttgcCAGAGACAGGACACTGTCCCTTCTAGGACGACTGAAATTAATCTTGACTAGTTACTACTGATCATGCTCAAGTCCAACGAACATGGAGCTCAAGATATTTGCAACACGAAACAACTTACACATCTTACCTTTTTCTGCTTGGATGTTCTCTTTCCAAATTGAATCTGTTTAATTGTGTGAAACTGCAGTTCCacttctggaaaaaaacaaaaaatgtgaaatataagGTTCTGCCAAAAAGAAATGCTCCTTTTAGCAAATAAGAAATTCAATTGTATGGCTTATAAGAAATGGcaacagtgaggggctggagcgatagcacaatgggtaaagggtttgccttgcacacagcagacccgggtttgattcccagaattccatatggttccctgagcaccaccaggagtaattcctgaatgcataagtcaggagtaactggtgagtgacccaaaaaggaaaaaaaaaaaaaagaaagaaagaaaaaaagaaagaaataacaacagTGAAATTCATCTATATTGTTTCTAAATTGAATGTGAAcatccaaaaagcagaaaatgtcTGAATTTGTTTCGGTAAGAACTTtagcttttttggtttgttttggggccacaattgtTGGACACGGAGCAGGCAGGTGCGACTCCACCTAGCCTGACTCCTGCCCCATGCCTTGTTTTACttaaatcttttttcttaaaaccccgcatctggggctggagtgatagcacagcgggtagggtgtttgccttgcacacggctgaccagggttcgattcccagcatcccatatggtccccaagcatcgccaggagtaattcctgagtgcagagccaggagtaatccctgggcatcgctgggtgtgacccaaaaagaaaagaaaaccaaaaccaaacaaacaaacaaaaccctgttTCTCTCCTCCCCCATATTTGTGAGGGAAGGTCATGTGGACTGAAAActcagccttggcaaatagtttatAACTGTTATTGGCTGTCTACAGAAGCCACCCAGATGCAAGCAGGGTGAGCAgccgccagaatgttctgaaaacatgtctagatcacctatctgtaactgcttgtttgtattacttgaaattattttttcctctgagtcatgaaacttgcattttcacttatgtttttattaaaattcattaaggatgggctatgatgtaagcagatgtaagcATTGACTATAAAACTTGCAGCTTTTACCTTGTCTTGCTTTGGCCTGCGCGCCTGAGAGCTTGACCCCAGGTAGCTGGCTTGAATAAACTCTGCTTGTGGTTTGCGTTACTGGCTGGACTGTTTATGCATTTTGGAGGGGGAAATTATTGACTC is part of the Sorex araneus isolate mSorAra2 chromosome 2, mSorAra2.pri, whole genome shotgun sequence genome and harbors:
- the LOC105943282 gene encoding protein krueppel-like, with the protein product MRSHSTVKPFKCEACGKGFKRSCHLVEHERIHRGVKPHHCKECGKDFTCLSNLKRHLQTHSGQRPFECPECGKSFIQASNLSYHLKMHRDQWPHWCPKCSCRFRITAQLRDHLRTHSGDKPYLCAECGRTYFRASSFSTHMKTHDEERLQN